From Quercus lobata isolate SW786 chromosome 1, ValleyOak3.0 Primary Assembly, whole genome shotgun sequence, one genomic window encodes:
- the LOC115991318 gene encoding endoribonuclease Dicer homolog 2 isoform X1 encodes MEVDRSRELSAEPLSFARSYQLEALEMAIKKNTIVFLETGSGKTLIAIMLLRSFAYLLRKPSPFIAVFLVPQVVLVPQQAKAVEMNTDLKVGMYWGDMGVDYWEAATWKQETEKNEVLVMTPAILLHGLRHSFFNLTMIKVLIFDECHHARGKHPYACILTEFYHRRLDSAKSDIPRILGMTASPIKSKSGDSEFSFWEKINELETMMNSKVYTCASESVLAQFIPFSTAKFKFYRDWKVQSTLYAQLGNKLQALKEKHERSLENSDLKESTIDSASKKITKIWLALLFCLDELGIWLALKAAESFLCNEFDLCNETGSISWGKLDVLSEKIVKNFSSDAFKAFAACVPSGPGWSIGDNINASMDAGLLTSKVICLIESLLEYRDLKDIRCIVFVERVIAAVVLHYLLNELLPKYGSWKSKYIAGNNSRLQSQTRKIQNEIVEEFRKGVVNVIVATSILEEGLDVQSCNLVIRFDPCSTVCSFIQSRGRARMQNSDYLLMLKSGDGATESRLKKYLASGDIMRKESLLHSSLPCSPLKCDSNDEEFYRVQSTGAIVTLTSSVELIYFYCSRLPSDCYFKPAPRWDKMTHTLHLPMSCPLPEVVVQRDVDPKILKQIACLEACKQLHEIGALTDNLVPDIVVEEADAQESGKEPYNDEQPCYFPPELVDRCTKNSNIMYYCYLIELKENFSYDIPVHDIVLVVRSELEPDIGSFHFDLDVDKGSLTVNFKYVGLIHLTPDQVLLCRRFQITVLRVLIDRNLNKLKEVLDGYCLDDNHEIDYLLLPATGKHHRPIDWECVLSTEFSCGKACECHVQCGSKGHARRIQTKDGPVCTCMLRNSLVYTPHNGHVYCITGILGLNGNAPLKLRDGRIVTYKKYYEERHGIKLCFDYESLLHGRHIFQAQNYLQRCKKQKEKESSNTFVELPPELCSIIMSPISITTFYSFSFVPSIMHRLESLLIAVNLKKMPLDHHCMQNDLIPTMKVLEAITTKKCQEKFHLESLETLGDSFLKYAASQQLFKTYQNQHEGLLSVKKEKIISNAALCKFGCRRKIPGFIRTEPFDPKMWIIPGEKSGSNALNEELLSNNRKIYVRGNRKVKSKRVADVVEALIGAFLSTGGETAALLFMYWMGIKVDFNITPYERHFQVHAEKLINVRRLETLLNYSFHDPSLLVEALTHGSYMLPEIPRCYQRLEFLGDAVLDYLVTLHFYNKYPELSPELLTDMRSASVNNDCYARSAVKYGLHKHILHASQDLHRHIVGTVDSFEKLSSESTFGWESQTTFPKVLGDVIESLAGAILVDSGYNKEIVFQSMRPLLEPLITPETVVFHPAKELNELCQQEHFNMEKPIKSTNKGGVSITIEVEADGILFKHTATVADKRIAKKVACKVVLDSLKKHIAMTRALEVSKR; translated from the exons CAAGCTAAAGCGGTGGAAATGAATACTGACTTGAAAGTGGGCATGTATTGGGGAGATATGGGAGTTGACTACTGGGAAGCTGCCACTTGGAAgcaagaaacagaaaaaaacgag GTGCTTGTGATGACACCTGCAATTTTGCTTCATGGTTTGAGGCATAGCTTTTTCAACCTAACCATgataaaagttttaatatttgatgAATGCCACCATGCAAGAGGCAAACACCCATATGCTTGCATTTTGACG GAGTTCTATCACCGCCGGTTAGATTCTGCTAAATCTGATATTCCTAGAATACTTGGGATGACTGCTTCCCCCATAAAGTCAAAAA GTGGAGACTCTGAATTCTCTTTCTGGGAAAAGATTAATGAACTTGAGACCATGATGAATTCAAAG GTTTATACATGTGCTAGTGAATCTGTGCTTGCTCAGTTTATACCATTTTCAACTGCGAAGTTTAAATTTTACAGAGACTGGAAAGTTCAATCCACTCTATATGCTCAGTTAGGTAATAAGTTGCAGGctttaaaagaaaag CATGAACGCTCACTGGAAAACTCTGATCTCAAAGAGTCTACCATAGATTCTGCAAGCAAAAAGATAACAAAGATTTGGTTAGCTTTATTATTCTGTTTGGATGAACTAGGTATTTGGTTGGCTTTAAAG GCTGCGGAGTCTTTTTTATGCAATGAATTTGACTTATGCAATGAAACTGGCTCAATTTCATGGGGGAAATTGGATGTTCTTagtgaaaaaattgtcaaaaatttcagttCAGATGCCTTCAAGGCATTTGCAGCTTGTGTTCCTTCAG GTCCAGGGTGGTCTATTGGTGATAACATTAACGCCAGTATGGATGCAGGGCTTCTAACTTCAAAAGTTATCTGTCTCATTGAATCTCTTCTTGAATACAG GGATTTAAAGGATATTCGGTGTATAGTTTTTGTGGAAAGGGTCATTGCAGCCGTTGTCTTACATTATCTATTGAACGAGTTGCTTCCGAAATATGGCAGCTGGAAGTCTAAATACATTGCAGGGAATAACTCCAGGTTGCAATCCCAAACAAGGAAAATACAAAACGAAATTGTGGAAGAATTTCGTAAAGGCGTG GTTAACGTCATTGTTGCAACATCAATTCTTGAAGAGGGTTTAGATGTTCAAAGCTGCAACTTGGTTATTAGATTTGACCCTTGTTCCACTGTTTGTAGTTTCATACAGTCTCGAGGCCGAGCTAGAATGCAAAATTCAGATTATTTGTTAATGTTGAAGAG tGGGGATGGTGCTACTGAATCTCGACTGAAGAAATATCTTGCTAGTGGAGATATTATGAGAAAGGAGTCCTTACTTCATTCTTCGCTTCCTTGCTCACCTCTTAAATGTGATTCAAATGATGAGGAATTTTATCGTGTTCAAAGCACTGGAGCGATTGTTACTCTTACCTCTAGTGTTGAATTAATATACTTCTATTGCTCACGGCTCCCTTCGGATTG cTATTTTAAACCTGCTCCAAGGTGGGATAAGATGACTCATACTCTACATCTTCCCATGAGCTGTCCATTACCTGAAGTTGTTGTACAACGGGATGTtgacccaaaaattttaaagcaGATTGCCTGTCTTGAAGCATGCAAGCAACTTCATGAGATTGGTGCATTGACGGACAATCTTGTTCCAGATATCGTTGTGGAAGAAGCCGATGCACAAGAGAGTG GGAAAGAACCTTATAATGATGAGCAACCCTGTTACTTCCCACCTGAACTGGTTGATCGTTGTACAAAGAATTCTAATATAATGTATTATTGCTACTTAATTGAGTTGAAGGAGAACTTTAGTTATGATATTCCAGTTCATGATATTGTTCTTGTTGTGAGAAGTGAATTAGAACCTGATATTGGAAGCTTTCATTTTGACTTGGATGTTGACAAGGGTAGTTTGACAGTGAATTTTAAATATGTAGGTTTGATTCATCTTACACCAGATCAg GTCCTTTTGTGTAGAAGGTTTCAGATAACTGTTTTAAGAGTTCTTATAGATCGTAATTTGAACAAGTTAAAGGAGGTTTTGGATGGATATTGTCTTGATGATAATCATGAGATTGACTATCTTTTGCTCCCAGCCACTGGCAAACATCACAGACCTATTGATTGGGAATGTGTTCTTTCTACAGAGTTTTCATGTGGAAAAGCTTGTGAATGTCATGTGCAATGTGGTTCCAAGGGTCATGCTCGTAGAATACAAACCAAAGATGGTCCTGTATGCACTTGCATGCTTCGTAATTCTTTGGTTTATACGCCTCACAATGGTCATGTGTATTGCATAACTGGAATTCTGGGATTGAATGGAAATGCACCTCTAAAACTTAGGGATGGCAGAATTGTTACTTACAAAAAGTACTATGAAGAGCG ACATGGCATCAAGTTGTGTTTTGATTACGAATCATTGCTTCATGGGCGACACATTTTTCAGGCACAAAATTACCTTCAGAGATGCAAAAAACAGAAAGAGAAAG AGTCAAGTAATACGTTTGTGGAATTGCCTCCAGAACTTTGTTCTATAATCATGTCGCCAATATCGATCACCACATTTTATTCCTTCTCATTTGTTCCGTCAATCATGCATCGGCTCGAGTCTCTGCTTATAGCTGTCAACCTAAAAAAGATGCCCCTGGATCATCATTGCATGCAAAATGATCTTATTCCAACCATGAAG GTCTTGGAAGCAATTACTACAAAGAAATGCCAAGAGAAATTCCACTTGGAATCTTTAGAAACTCTAGGAGATTCTTTTCTCAAATATGCAGCTAGTCaacagctttttaaaacctATCAAAATCAACACGAGGGTCTCCTTagtgtgaagaaagaaaaaataatttctaatgcAGCTCTTTGCAAGTTTGGATGTCGCCGCAAAATTCCg GGATTTATACGCACTGAGCCCTTTGATCCTAAAATGTGGATAATTCCTGGTGAGAAATCTGGGAGCAATGCATTAAATGAGGAGTTGCTTTCCAATAACAGAAAAATCTATGTTAGGGGAAATAGGAAGGTGAAAAGTAAAAGAGTTGCTGATGTCGTTGAGGCCCTAATTGGTGCATTTCTTAGCACAGGTGGTGAAACAGCAGccttattatttatgtattggATGGGTATAAAGGTAGATTTTAACATTACACCATATGAGAGGCACTTCCAAGTTCATGCTGAGAAGCTTATAAATGTCAGACGTTTGGAGACCCTGTTGAACTACTCATTTCATGACCCTTCCTTGTTAGTGGAGGCATTGACCCATGGTTCTTACATGCTTCCTGAGATTCCAAGATGTTATCAG CGACTTGAATTTCTTGGGGATGCGGTGTTGGATTATCTCGTGACCCTGCATTTCTACAATAAATATCCTGAGTTGTCGCCTGAACTTCTAACTGACATGAGATCTGCTTCTGTGAACAATGATTGTTATGCACGATCTGCAGTGAAGTATGGACTGCATAAACACATTCTTCATGCGTCCCAAGATCTCCATAGACATATAGTAGGAACTGTGGACAGTTTTGAGAAATTATCTTCGGAATCAACTTTTGGATGGGAGTCACAGACAACTTTTCCCAAG GTACTGGGTGATGTAATAGAGTCTTTGGCTGGAGCCATTCTTGTTGATTCAGGATACAATAAGGAGATAGTCTTCCAGAGTATGAGGCCTCTTTTGGAGCCCTTAATTACACCTGAAACAGTGGTGTTCCATCCTGCAAAAGAGTTGAATGAACTATGCCAACAAGAGCATTTTAACATGGAAAAACCCATTAAGTCCACTAACAAGGGCGGGGTTTCCATTACAATAGAGGTTGAAGCTGATGGGATCTTGTTCAAGCATACAGCTACAGTTGCTGATAAAAGGATAGCCAAAAAAGTAGCTTGCAAAGTTGTGTTGGATTCCTTGAAGAAACACATTGCCATGACAAGAGCACTGGAAGTAAGTAAAAGATGA
- the LOC115991318 gene encoding endoribonuclease Dicer homolog 2 isoform X3 translates to MEVDRSRELSAEPLSFARSYQLEALEMAIKKNTIVFLETGSGKTLIAIMLLRSFAYLLRKPSPFIAVFLVPQVVLVPQQAKAVEMNTDLKVGMYWGDMGVDYWEAATWKQETEKNEVLVMTPAILLHGLRHSFFNLTMIKVLIFDECHHARGKHPYACILTEFYHRRLDSAKSDIPRILGMTASPIKSKSGDSEFSFWEKINELETMMNSKHERSLENSDLKESTIDSASKKITKIWLALLFCLDELGIWLALKAAESFLCNEFDLCNETGSISWGKLDVLSEKIVKNFSSDAFKAFAACVPSGPGWSIGDNINASMDAGLLTSKVICLIESLLEYRDLKDIRCIVFVERVIAAVVLHYLLNELLPKYGSWKSKYIAGNNSRLQSQTRKIQNEIVEEFRKGVVNVIVATSILEEGLDVQSCNLVIRFDPCSTVCSFIQSRGRARMQNSDYLLMLKSGDGATESRLKKYLASGDIMRKESLLHSSLPCSPLKCDSNDEEFYRVQSTGAIVTLTSSVELIYFYCSRLPSDCYFKPAPRWDKMTHTLHLPMSCPLPEVVVQRDVDPKILKQIACLEACKQLHEIGALTDNLVPDIVVEEADAQESGKEPYNDEQPCYFPPELVDRCTKNSNIMYYCYLIELKENFSYDIPVHDIVLVVRSELEPDIGSFHFDLDVDKGSLTVNFKYVGLIHLTPDQVLLCRRFQITVLRVLIDRNLNKLKEVLDGYCLDDNHEIDYLLLPATGKHHRPIDWECVLSTEFSCGKACECHVQCGSKGHARRIQTKDGPVCTCMLRNSLVYTPHNGHVYCITGILGLNGNAPLKLRDGRIVTYKKYYEERHGIKLCFDYESLLHGRHIFQAQNYLQRCKKQKEKESSNTFVELPPELCSIIMSPISITTFYSFSFVPSIMHRLESLLIAVNLKKMPLDHHCMQNDLIPTMKVLEAITTKKCQEKFHLESLETLGDSFLKYAASQQLFKTYQNQHEGLLSVKKEKIISNAALCKFGCRRKIPGFIRTEPFDPKMWIIPGEKSGSNALNEELLSNNRKIYVRGNRKVKSKRVADVVEALIGAFLSTGGETAALLFMYWMGIKVDFNITPYERHFQVHAEKLINVRRLETLLNYSFHDPSLLVEALTHGSYMLPEIPRCYQRLEFLGDAVLDYLVTLHFYNKYPELSPELLTDMRSASVNNDCYARSAVKYGLHKHILHASQDLHRHIVGTVDSFEKLSSESTFGWESQTTFPKVLGDVIESLAGAILVDSGYNKEIVFQSMRPLLEPLITPETVVFHPAKELNELCQQEHFNMEKPIKSTNKGGVSITIEVEADGILFKHTATVADKRIAKKVACKVVLDSLKKHIAMTRALEVSKR, encoded by the exons CAAGCTAAAGCGGTGGAAATGAATACTGACTTGAAAGTGGGCATGTATTGGGGAGATATGGGAGTTGACTACTGGGAAGCTGCCACTTGGAAgcaagaaacagaaaaaaacgag GTGCTTGTGATGACACCTGCAATTTTGCTTCATGGTTTGAGGCATAGCTTTTTCAACCTAACCATgataaaagttttaatatttgatgAATGCCACCATGCAAGAGGCAAACACCCATATGCTTGCATTTTGACG GAGTTCTATCACCGCCGGTTAGATTCTGCTAAATCTGATATTCCTAGAATACTTGGGATGACTGCTTCCCCCATAAAGTCAAAAA GTGGAGACTCTGAATTCTCTTTCTGGGAAAAGATTAATGAACTTGAGACCATGATGAATTCAAAG CATGAACGCTCACTGGAAAACTCTGATCTCAAAGAGTCTACCATAGATTCTGCAAGCAAAAAGATAACAAAGATTTGGTTAGCTTTATTATTCTGTTTGGATGAACTAGGTATTTGGTTGGCTTTAAAG GCTGCGGAGTCTTTTTTATGCAATGAATTTGACTTATGCAATGAAACTGGCTCAATTTCATGGGGGAAATTGGATGTTCTTagtgaaaaaattgtcaaaaatttcagttCAGATGCCTTCAAGGCATTTGCAGCTTGTGTTCCTTCAG GTCCAGGGTGGTCTATTGGTGATAACATTAACGCCAGTATGGATGCAGGGCTTCTAACTTCAAAAGTTATCTGTCTCATTGAATCTCTTCTTGAATACAG GGATTTAAAGGATATTCGGTGTATAGTTTTTGTGGAAAGGGTCATTGCAGCCGTTGTCTTACATTATCTATTGAACGAGTTGCTTCCGAAATATGGCAGCTGGAAGTCTAAATACATTGCAGGGAATAACTCCAGGTTGCAATCCCAAACAAGGAAAATACAAAACGAAATTGTGGAAGAATTTCGTAAAGGCGTG GTTAACGTCATTGTTGCAACATCAATTCTTGAAGAGGGTTTAGATGTTCAAAGCTGCAACTTGGTTATTAGATTTGACCCTTGTTCCACTGTTTGTAGTTTCATACAGTCTCGAGGCCGAGCTAGAATGCAAAATTCAGATTATTTGTTAATGTTGAAGAG tGGGGATGGTGCTACTGAATCTCGACTGAAGAAATATCTTGCTAGTGGAGATATTATGAGAAAGGAGTCCTTACTTCATTCTTCGCTTCCTTGCTCACCTCTTAAATGTGATTCAAATGATGAGGAATTTTATCGTGTTCAAAGCACTGGAGCGATTGTTACTCTTACCTCTAGTGTTGAATTAATATACTTCTATTGCTCACGGCTCCCTTCGGATTG cTATTTTAAACCTGCTCCAAGGTGGGATAAGATGACTCATACTCTACATCTTCCCATGAGCTGTCCATTACCTGAAGTTGTTGTACAACGGGATGTtgacccaaaaattttaaagcaGATTGCCTGTCTTGAAGCATGCAAGCAACTTCATGAGATTGGTGCATTGACGGACAATCTTGTTCCAGATATCGTTGTGGAAGAAGCCGATGCACAAGAGAGTG GGAAAGAACCTTATAATGATGAGCAACCCTGTTACTTCCCACCTGAACTGGTTGATCGTTGTACAAAGAATTCTAATATAATGTATTATTGCTACTTAATTGAGTTGAAGGAGAACTTTAGTTATGATATTCCAGTTCATGATATTGTTCTTGTTGTGAGAAGTGAATTAGAACCTGATATTGGAAGCTTTCATTTTGACTTGGATGTTGACAAGGGTAGTTTGACAGTGAATTTTAAATATGTAGGTTTGATTCATCTTACACCAGATCAg GTCCTTTTGTGTAGAAGGTTTCAGATAACTGTTTTAAGAGTTCTTATAGATCGTAATTTGAACAAGTTAAAGGAGGTTTTGGATGGATATTGTCTTGATGATAATCATGAGATTGACTATCTTTTGCTCCCAGCCACTGGCAAACATCACAGACCTATTGATTGGGAATGTGTTCTTTCTACAGAGTTTTCATGTGGAAAAGCTTGTGAATGTCATGTGCAATGTGGTTCCAAGGGTCATGCTCGTAGAATACAAACCAAAGATGGTCCTGTATGCACTTGCATGCTTCGTAATTCTTTGGTTTATACGCCTCACAATGGTCATGTGTATTGCATAACTGGAATTCTGGGATTGAATGGAAATGCACCTCTAAAACTTAGGGATGGCAGAATTGTTACTTACAAAAAGTACTATGAAGAGCG ACATGGCATCAAGTTGTGTTTTGATTACGAATCATTGCTTCATGGGCGACACATTTTTCAGGCACAAAATTACCTTCAGAGATGCAAAAAACAGAAAGAGAAAG AGTCAAGTAATACGTTTGTGGAATTGCCTCCAGAACTTTGTTCTATAATCATGTCGCCAATATCGATCACCACATTTTATTCCTTCTCATTTGTTCCGTCAATCATGCATCGGCTCGAGTCTCTGCTTATAGCTGTCAACCTAAAAAAGATGCCCCTGGATCATCATTGCATGCAAAATGATCTTATTCCAACCATGAAG GTCTTGGAAGCAATTACTACAAAGAAATGCCAAGAGAAATTCCACTTGGAATCTTTAGAAACTCTAGGAGATTCTTTTCTCAAATATGCAGCTAGTCaacagctttttaaaacctATCAAAATCAACACGAGGGTCTCCTTagtgtgaagaaagaaaaaataatttctaatgcAGCTCTTTGCAAGTTTGGATGTCGCCGCAAAATTCCg GGATTTATACGCACTGAGCCCTTTGATCCTAAAATGTGGATAATTCCTGGTGAGAAATCTGGGAGCAATGCATTAAATGAGGAGTTGCTTTCCAATAACAGAAAAATCTATGTTAGGGGAAATAGGAAGGTGAAAAGTAAAAGAGTTGCTGATGTCGTTGAGGCCCTAATTGGTGCATTTCTTAGCACAGGTGGTGAAACAGCAGccttattatttatgtattggATGGGTATAAAGGTAGATTTTAACATTACACCATATGAGAGGCACTTCCAAGTTCATGCTGAGAAGCTTATAAATGTCAGACGTTTGGAGACCCTGTTGAACTACTCATTTCATGACCCTTCCTTGTTAGTGGAGGCATTGACCCATGGTTCTTACATGCTTCCTGAGATTCCAAGATGTTATCAG CGACTTGAATTTCTTGGGGATGCGGTGTTGGATTATCTCGTGACCCTGCATTTCTACAATAAATATCCTGAGTTGTCGCCTGAACTTCTAACTGACATGAGATCTGCTTCTGTGAACAATGATTGTTATGCACGATCTGCAGTGAAGTATGGACTGCATAAACACATTCTTCATGCGTCCCAAGATCTCCATAGACATATAGTAGGAACTGTGGACAGTTTTGAGAAATTATCTTCGGAATCAACTTTTGGATGGGAGTCACAGACAACTTTTCCCAAG GTACTGGGTGATGTAATAGAGTCTTTGGCTGGAGCCATTCTTGTTGATTCAGGATACAATAAGGAGATAGTCTTCCAGAGTATGAGGCCTCTTTTGGAGCCCTTAATTACACCTGAAACAGTGGTGTTCCATCCTGCAAAAGAGTTGAATGAACTATGCCAACAAGAGCATTTTAACATGGAAAAACCCATTAAGTCCACTAACAAGGGCGGGGTTTCCATTACAATAGAGGTTGAAGCTGATGGGATCTTGTTCAAGCATACAGCTACAGTTGCTGATAAAAGGATAGCCAAAAAAGTAGCTTGCAAAGTTGTGTTGGATTCCTTGAAGAAACACATTGCCATGACAAGAGCACTGGAAGTAAGTAAAAGATGA